Proteins encoded within one genomic window of Edaphobacter lichenicola:
- a CDS encoding D-tagatose-bisphosphate aldolase, class II, non-catalytic subunit → MSSLLQDHLAKRKAGIASAVYSVCSAHPWVIRAAAEQAAHGRSLLLIEATSNQVNQFGGYTGKRPAAFREFVLRHVADAGFLPESLILGGDHLGPNPWRAQPAAKAMGFAEAMVGEYVLAGFTKIHLDASMACGDDPAVLPDEVVAQRTAQLCQAAERARGAGPAPVYVIGTEVPTPGGATHALDELQVTSTAAATHTLAVHKRVFEEQGLSDAWRRVIALVVQPGVEFGHDSVISYDRKKAKPLVDWLRAQTENIVFEAHSTDYQLSGGYVELVEDGFAILKVGPVLTFAMREALYALEDMESQLLHAAQRSDLARVVEETMLREPADWQVYYQGTLEQQRLLRIYSYSDRIRYYWHRPEITAAVDRLISNLSSVSIPESMCSRYLPAQYERLRRGEIAGDAVSLIVDRVRDVLRVYGAACGRQ, encoded by the coding sequence ATGTCCTCTCTTCTTCAGGATCATCTCGCGAAACGCAAGGCGGGGATCGCCTCTGCTGTGTACTCGGTCTGCTCCGCACATCCATGGGTGATTCGTGCGGCAGCAGAGCAGGCAGCGCATGGACGCTCGCTTCTGCTGATTGAAGCTACGAGTAACCAGGTTAATCAGTTTGGCGGATACACAGGGAAGCGGCCAGCGGCCTTTCGCGAGTTTGTTCTGCGGCACGTTGCCGATGCGGGTTTTTTGCCAGAGTCGTTGATCCTGGGGGGAGACCATCTCGGACCGAACCCATGGCGAGCTCAGCCGGCAGCGAAGGCAATGGGGTTTGCCGAGGCAATGGTTGGGGAATATGTGCTGGCTGGCTTTACCAAGATTCACCTTGATGCCAGCATGGCGTGTGGCGATGACCCGGCGGTGCTGCCGGATGAGGTGGTTGCGCAACGGACAGCGCAGCTTTGCCAGGCGGCAGAGAGAGCGCGCGGCGCAGGTCCGGCTCCGGTCTATGTGATTGGCACGGAAGTGCCTACACCCGGCGGCGCTACACACGCTCTTGACGAGCTGCAGGTGACCTCAACTGCCGCCGCAACCCATACCCTGGCTGTGCACAAGCGCGTCTTCGAAGAGCAGGGTTTGTCGGATGCGTGGCGTCGCGTGATCGCTCTGGTCGTGCAGCCTGGAGTGGAGTTCGGTCATGATTCTGTGATCTCCTACGATCGGAAGAAGGCGAAGCCGTTGGTCGACTGGCTTCGCGCCCAAACCGAGAACATCGTCTTCGAGGCACATTCCACTGACTATCAACTCTCCGGCGGATATGTTGAGCTGGTTGAAGACGGCTTTGCCATCTTGAAGGTAGGCCCTGTGCTGACCTTTGCCATGCGTGAAGCTCTGTATGCGCTTGAAGATATGGAATCGCAACTGCTTCACGCGGCGCAGCGCTCGGACCTTGCACGGGTAGTGGAGGAGACGATGCTGCGAGAGCCCGCAGATTGGCAGGTGTATTACCAGGGCACGCTGGAGCAGCAGCGGCTTTTGCGGATTTACAGCTATAGTGACCGGATCCGGTACTACTGGCATCGTCCGGAGATTACTGCTGCGGTCGATCGGCTGATCTCTAATCTGTCCTCTGTCTCGATTCCGGAGAGTATGTG